A window of Aequoribacter fuscus genomic DNA:
AGCTGATTTGATGGGCGAGTATTTTCGCGAGACGGGTGTTGTGTTTGACGCGGCCTATTCGGGCCAGCTGTCGCGGCAGCGTGAAACTTGCCAGCGCGTGTTGGCCAGCCAGCCCAATGCTGTTCAGCATCACATTGATCCTCGTTTCGATGAGGTTCGGAATGATGAGCAAGTCGAGATTTTATTTCCCGTCTTGGCAGAATCGGAACCGCGCCTAAATAAGTTAATGGAAAGCGCGATGCAGGACTCCAAGCACTATCAAAAAATTATCGAAGCGGTGTTTACGAACTGGGTTACACGTGAAGAGCCCTATCCTGGCATACAGAGCTGGCATGAGTATTCAGAAGGCGTTATGTCGGGTTTATACGAGGTGATGCGCAACGAAGGCTCGGGTAAGACGGTGGGTATTTTTACCTCTGGCGGTACCATAGCGACTGCTACTGCACTCGTATTGGGTGTGGGTGCCGATTTGGTGTATCGTTTTTATGAACCTGTGATTAATTGCTCGATTACTCAGTTCTTTTATTCGGGCGATAAAATCTCGTTAAGCCACTTTAATGACCATTCCGTTTTGCACAAGCTCAGTGCCAACTTGGGCGAACGGTTGGTGACTTATCGATGATCGAACTTGCCTTTGTTCGACACGGCGAAGCAGCGCATAGCTGGGGGGAGCATACCGATCCCGGTCTAAGCGAGTTGGGCAAACAACAAGCGGAACATGCAGCTTATACTCTCACAGGGATAGCACCCAGTGAGCTTGTGCTTATATCGAGCCCCAAGCTTCGAGCGCAGGAAACGGCAGCCCCCTTAGCCGATTTGCGCAGCGCACCTGTAATGATCGATGCCAACTTTCAGGAGGTTCCTAGCGTTACCGATTTAGCTAATCGACAAGAATGGTTAAAGAGTTTAATGCGAAGTCGCTGGAGCGAAGTTAAAGAGCCCGTCGTTAACACCTGGCGCGATAACATTATCGAGGGAGTTCATCGTTTGGGCCATCATTCGGTGATCTTTACTCACTTCATGGTACTGAACGTCATTATCGGCCATGTACGTCAAGACGATCGGGTGCTGCAATTTTGGCCGGATAACGCCTCTATAACACGTTGTCGGCTAAATAACGGAACACTGGAATTGGTGGAGTTGGGTGCCGAGCTCGACACCCAGGTGAACTAAGCTTTCTTAGGGCGCACACGGGCTAGACTTTCTTGCACCGAAGAGGCGATTAAGACGCCATCTCTATTGTAGAAGCTGCCCCGACTGAACCCTCTATTCCCAAAAGCGCTAGGGCTGTCCTGATCCGCCAGTACAAAGTCATCTACTCTAAACGGGCGATGGAACCAAAGACCATGGTCTAAGCTAGCTGCTTGTACATCATCCTGCGCCGGTGATACAGGATGCGGATACATGGCGGTACCTAACAATCCGTAATCAGAGATGTACGCCAGCAGTACCTGGTGTAAACGATGGTCATCAGGTAATTCTTTTTGTACTCGAAACCAAAACTGTTGATGGGGATCCATCGGCTGAGGGTTCAGGTAGTCGCGTCGATGAACGTTGCGCCGCTCTACTGGGAAGTGGTTTGGTGGACGTAAAACGTTTGACAGACGTTCAGCGTGTTTCTCCCAATATTCCTCGTCCGTTTCTACTGTCTCGGGCTCTGGCGCTGGCGGCATTGGCATTTGGTGTTCAAAGCCTTCTTCCATTTTATGAAATGACGCCGACATGTTAAAAATAGGAATGCCGTCTTGCTTGGCAATAATTCGTCGGGTGGTGAAACTGCCGCCATCTCGAATCGGATCAACCTCAAACAATATTTGTTTGTTGGGATTGCCCGGACGCAAAAAATACGCGTGCAAGGAGTGTGCTGGGCGGTCTTCGTCGACGGTGCGTCCGGCCGCGTTTAGGCACTGAGCCAGCACTTGGCCACCAAAGATACGAGAGGGTTTGGCAGGGCTTTGCCCAACAAATACATATTTGTCTATCTGCTCTACGTTCAGATAATCAATAAGTTTATCGATGTCCATTAATTTTCCTGGGGGTTTAACAAACCATTGATTAAAGTGTCGAAGTACTCAATGGCAGTGTCGTGAATGTTGTCGATTGGGCGCCATGCTCTTAATTCCATTGCAGCGTTAAGCGCTCCGGTGATTAAGTTCTCGGCGACCAGAGTATTAATAGGGCGTATCGTGCGATCTTCGATACCTTGCTCCAAAAAATGGCGCATCATGCGGTTGGTATTATTTGTTCTTCTTAGAATAGGCTTGCGGTGCTCTTCTGCCAGCGCGGTAATCGTGTTGTAGCGTACAAGTGGACCGGCCTCAGAGAGCTGTAGACCAAACAATTGATGGCAGGTGCTGACGACCTTGTTTAAACCCTGATCATCACGTTCGACGATGGGGGCATACGCAGCTTCGATTTGATCTAACGAGTAGTCATAGCAGCGATACAGTAATTCATCTTTTGAGTTGATGTGGTAGTAAAACGCACCTTTAGATACATTTAAAAACTCAGCGATCTCATCAAGTGAGGTACCGCTAAATCCTTTACGGTTGAAGAACCGCGTACCCGCTTTAAAGAAAGCTTCTTGCTTTAAGCGGTTTTGAGCATCTCGGTCAAAACCTGGTTGAACCGGAGGCGACTGCAGTTTTTGTTCCGGCATTTGTTCGTAAGTGTAGGGGGCAGCGGCTACGCCTGACAAAATGATCGATGCTGCTGCCTCAGCTAAGGCTGGAATCTCATCGTTGGGGACGGGCTCGAGCCAATAAAAACTCCAATCGAGTGCGCCAATCAAGGCTCTAGTCGAAGTGGTCGTCCGAACCTGTCTGAACTCGCCAGCATCGATGCCTTGCTGAATAAACGCCCTGAGTTTTTTGAACATGGCAATATAGCCGGCCTCTATTTCCGTTCTTCGCTTCTCTTTTAAACTGGCGATTTCTAGCAAGGCAGCTACGTGATGTCCGCGGCCCTCTTTAGCCAAGCGAATTGCATCGAAATGGGCGTTGATGTATGCACGGATACGGTCGCTGGCGCTGCTTTGAGTTTGTTCTATTTCAGATAAGGTGTTCAGCACACCCTCGAGCGTGGCCTTATAACACTGATAGATCAGATCTTCTTTGGTTTTTACGTAGTAGTAAAGACTGGTCTTTGTTAAGCCCAGAGTCGCGGCCACATCAGCTAACGTGGTGGCACGGGCGCCTTTTGAGTTGAATAGCTTTGCGGCTTCGGACAAGATGGCCGCTCTTTTGGCCGCGTGTTGGGCTGTTTTGTCAAACGGCGAGCCCTGGCTTAGAGCTGCAGATTTAACAATTGAATTCTTGGGCAAGGTCAGTCTCGATTACTTAGGGTTCAGCATACTGAACTTTAGGTATTTTTTTTGTCGCTGTCTAGGGTAAGCTTTAGTACAAATTAGTGAATTGCTCCATATTTAGTATTTTTAAGGATCATTTATGACCGACACCATTCAATTTAATGTTCGAGGCAGCGTTGCGGAAATTACGCTAAATAATCCTGCAAAACACAACAGTCTCGGCAAGACAGAGCTCGATGCTCTTGCAATCTGTCTTAAGGCGGTAGCAAACGACGCTGGGTTCAGAGTGCTGGTGATCAAGGGCGCTGGAGACAAGACCTTTTGCGGCGGCGCCTCTTTAGTAGATTTGCGCAGCGGAGCGATTACCGGTGACGATTTTCAGGCGGTTACAGATCTTATTTCCTCTTTAAAGATTCCAACCGTAGCGGCACTCAATGGCAGTGTATTCGGTGGAGGGGCAGAACTCGCCTTGAGCTGCGATTTTAGAATCGGTTGTGCGGGTATGATTTTGCGCGTGCCACCGGCGACGATGGGGTTGTGCTACCCGATTTCAGGAATTTGTACCTTCGTACGCAAATTAGGACCGACCTTGAGTAAGCGTTTGCTGCTGGCTGCCGAGAAGTTGGAAGATGGTGAGTTGTTATCGCTTGGCTTTTTAGACCACTTGGTTTTACCCGCCGAGTTCGAGCTTACGGTGGACCGCTATGCCGATCAGTTGGCCGCGAATGCACCCTTGTCGGTGCAGGGCATGAAGCAAATCGTCGATCAAATCATGAACGGCGAGCTAGATCATAAGTGGGCGCAGGCAATCGCTGATCAATGCTGGAACTCGGCGGATCTGCAAGAAGGCCTGGCCGCTCAAAAAGACAAGCGTACGCCGGTGTTTAACGGCGCT
This region includes:
- a CDS encoding histidine phosphatase family protein; the encoded protein is MATIMMIRHGQASFGTDNYDQLSTLGQRQADLMGEYFRETGVVFDAAYSGQLSRQRETCQRVLASQPNAVQHHIDPRFDEVRNDEQVEILFPVLAESEPRLNKLMESAMQDSKHYQKIIEAVFTNWVTREEPYPGIQSWHEYSEGVMSGLYEVMRNEGSGKTVGIFTSGGTIATATALVLGVGADLVYRFYEPVINCSITQFFYSGDKISLSHFNDHSVLHKLSANLGERLVTYR
- a CDS encoding acyl-CoA thioesterase, encoding MDIDKLIDYLNVEQIDKYVFVGQSPAKPSRIFGGQVLAQCLNAAGRTVDEDRPAHSLHAYFLRPGNPNKQILFEVDPIRDGGSFTTRRIIAKQDGIPIFNMSASFHKMEEGFEHQMPMPPAPEPETVETDEEYWEKHAERLSNVLRPPNHFPVERRNVHRRDYLNPQPMDPHQQFWFRVQKELPDDHRLHQVLLAYISDYGLLGTAMYPHPVSPAQDDVQAASLDHGLWFHRPFRVDDFVLADQDSPSAFGNRGFSRGSFYNRDGVLIASSVQESLARVRPKKA
- a CDS encoding histidine phosphatase family protein; translation: MIELAFVRHGEAAHSWGEHTDPGLSELGKQQAEHAAYTLTGIAPSELVLISSPKLRAQETAAPLADLRSAPVMIDANFQEVPSVTDLANRQEWLKSLMRSRWSEVKEPVVNTWRDNIIEGVHRLGHHSVIFTHFMVLNVIIGHVRQDDRVLQFWPDNASITRCRLNNGTLELVELGAELDTQVN
- a CDS encoding TetR/AcrR family transcriptional regulator, encoding MSEAAKLFNSKGARATTLADVAATLGLTKTSLYYYVKTKEDLIYQCYKATLEGVLNTLSEIEQTQSSASDRIRAYINAHFDAIRLAKEGRGHHVAALLEIASLKEKRRTEIEAGYIAMFKKLRAFIQQGIDAGEFRQVRTTTSTRALIGALDWSFYWLEPVPNDEIPALAEAAASIILSGVAAAPYTYEQMPEQKLQSPPVQPGFDRDAQNRLKQEAFFKAGTRFFNRKGFSGTSLDEIAEFLNVSKGAFYYHINSKDELLYRCYDYSLDQIEAAYAPIVERDDQGLNKVVSTCHQLFGLQLSEAGPLVRYNTITALAEEHRKPILRRTNNTNRMMRHFLEQGIEDRTIRPINTLVAENLITGALNAAMELRAWRPIDNIHDTAIEYFDTLINGLLNPQEN
- a CDS encoding enoyl-CoA hydratase-related protein, giving the protein MTDTIQFNVRGSVAEITLNNPAKHNSLGKTELDALAICLKAVANDAGFRVLVIKGAGDKTFCGGASLVDLRSGAITGDDFQAVTDLISSLKIPTVAALNGSVFGGGAELALSCDFRIGCAGMILRVPPATMGLCYPISGICTFVRKLGPTLSKRLLLAAEKLEDGELLSLGFLDHLVLPAEFELTVDRYADQLAANAPLSVQGMKQIVDQIMNGELDHKWAQAIADQCWNSADLQEGLAAQKDKRTPVFNGA